The proteins below come from a single Eucalyptus grandis isolate ANBG69807.140 chromosome 3, ASM1654582v1, whole genome shotgun sequence genomic window:
- the LOC120291418 gene encoding uncharacterized protein LOC120291418 isoform X1, which translates to MLSSLRDSLYQSLPPSIKSSLRSRIHSFHVKEKLLPLSRECFEKGPYSLSLCSSLLQTSKLRWSSFSSTDNTFHSMISELRELSPIELSTLPLLHKCLRLQCLYNERCIMHGFSSSKHFSTILAVVMRMGHDLRRGVMWKIIAAASSGIATIVNIY; encoded by the exons ATGCTGTCCAGTCTGAGAGATTCTTTGTATCAGAGTTTGCCACCTAGTATAAAGTCATCTTTGCGCTCTAGAATTCATTCTTTTCATGTCAAAGAAAAG CTTCTTCCATTGAGCAGGGAATGCTTTGAGAAGGGTCCATATAGCTTGTCTCTGTGCAGCTCTCTGTTGCAGACATCAAAGTTGAGATGGAGCAG tttttcttccACGGACAATACGTTTCATAGCATGATTAGCGAGTTGAGGGAGTTGTCACCTATTGAGCTATCCACTCTTCCTCTATTACACAAG TGCCTTCGGCTCCAGTGCCTGTACAATGAGAGATGCATAATGCATGGGTTCAGCAGCTCGAAGCACTTTTCAACCATCCTTGCGGTTGTCATGAGAATGGGTCATGATTTGAGAAGGGGGGTCATGTGGAAGATCATTGCAGCAGCCAGCTCAGGGATTGCAACAATTGTCAACATTTATTGA
- the LOC120291418 gene encoding uncharacterized protein LOC120291418 isoform X2: MSKKRECFEKGPYSLSLCSSLLQTSKLRWSSFSSTDNTFHSMISELRELSPIELSTLPLLHKCLRLQCLYNERCIMHGFSSSKHFSTILAVVMRMGHDLRRGVMWKIIAAASSGIATIVNIY; the protein is encoded by the exons ATGTCAAAGAAAAG GGAATGCTTTGAGAAGGGTCCATATAGCTTGTCTCTGTGCAGCTCTCTGTTGCAGACATCAAAGTTGAGATGGAGCAG tttttcttccACGGACAATACGTTTCATAGCATGATTAGCGAGTTGAGGGAGTTGTCACCTATTGAGCTATCCACTCTTCCTCTATTACACAAG TGCCTTCGGCTCCAGTGCCTGTACAATGAGAGATGCATAATGCATGGGTTCAGCAGCTCGAAGCACTTTTCAACCATCCTTGCGGTTGTCATGAGAATGGGTCATGATTTGAGAAGGGGGGTCATGTGGAAGATCATTGCAGCAGCCAGCTCAGGGATTGCAACAATTGTCAACATTTATTGA